The genomic interval GCGTCCGGCTCGTTCCAGCGGCTTGACCCAGCGGGGTCCCTTCCGGAGAAGAGTGGCGGCGGCAAGTGAAGGAAAGGAGCCCGAAACGGTGCCGCgcccctcccttgcctctagCCCAGGTTGGGGACGGTTTGAAAATCTGTAAAAATCCTGCCCtgtaatcttattttatttaatttttaggaGTGTGCATCGCTTTTTGTGCCTGGAGAGAGCAGATTACTTTTCCCATTCTCTTTATTTTGTTCTGATTCTTGGTTTCGGTCATGCTGGAAACTTAAGTCTTTGCGACTTGGTGAACATATGTAGCTTTTTTGACAGCATTACAGACCACCCAGTGCCTCTTTCGAGATTACTTTCTTATTTCCTAATTTAGTCTATAGCCCTGAGGTCtccatttcaatgtttttatttatggGCAGTTCCCAAGAATGGCCAAAATTGGGGTAATTGTATTTGATTCTAAGGGGTTAGTATTTCCACAGCAGCTATGCTTAATTTATCTACTAGCTTTTTAATTTAAGACCCATTTTTTCTCTCCACTAAAGTGGATTAATGctgtacacatctttcttttaaCACAATCTGTGTCTACTCTCTCAGTTGGATTGCTTGTCCCACAGTCTGTGAACCTGCCTCCTCCTGGACCGCCAACCTCTTTTCAGAGAGCTGATGCCACAACACCATCTGTTGTAGAAACTGACAAGGAATATGAGATAGAGGATGTGCTTTCTTCCTTGCACGAGGCTCTGAACAACTGTAGGAACTTTGTGCAGGTAAGAGAGCTACCAGCTTTTTGAGGATTTTACTATAGAATGAAGTTGTTTGTGTCTCATCATCATGTCTTACTTACTGTAACAGTAATGTCTCTGTAATTGTTTTTAAGGCAGATCTCCTCATGCCATCTCCATTTCATTTCCTGCCATTAGAGAGCTAACCTAAAGTTGTCTGTAATTGTTTTcctattaaaataacattttccttCTGTTTGTAACCCAAAGTTTGCAATATTAATGATGATGTGAGTTTCATCTTTAAAAGGGATTATTGCAATTAAGGCAAAACCAAAGTTCATTTATATGACCTTAGAGGAGGGTTATATTGAAATATCAGTCTTCCAAAAATTAGTATTTGCAGCTCAATAGAGAGCCTTTTCTATCTATTGTTGCAtacaaggtattttttttaaaaagttccacaaCATATTTACAAAATTCTGAAGAAACCCACATCTCCTTGAAACCTGTGACAGCTGGTTTAAAATGTGGCAtgcaaaatgaatttttaaagatCTTTACAATGTTTACATTCAGTTCTTGTCATAAAGTCTCTGTAGATAAGCTTTAGGCACTGGCTGTACATTAGGAGGCTGCAGTGGGATTAGCTGAAAGGGTAAAAATGTATGTAAGCAAATGATTCCAGAGTTGTTGATTTGATTGAATCATAGCACTATTGAATGCTTTGCTTTTCCTGCATCTTAGGAAAGGACCATGAGAATGGCCACCTGCTATGGCTAGAATTTGTAAATAtgaccccccctccaaaaagagaTACCTGATAATAATTTGCTTCTGTATTCAGAAACAGGTTTGTGATGATATCCATAAACGCTTGGTAATTCTGCAGGAAATGTGGACACAAGGCAAATTATCTTCCCCTGTAAGAAAAAGGATGGGAATTCTAACAGAAGGTAAGGAATACACCTATAGCTTGCTATACCACAGTAGTGATTTCTTTTTGTAATCTTCAGCCTCAGCTGTGTATTGTGCTAGAGGTAGCAGAAATATTGATTTAATAGAACTGGCAAAATCCCATCTGAGGGAACTCTGCACATACTTAAACCAgagcagttttcttagcaatgtGTGATGCTGCTAGAGGGTAGTTGACTAAGATTATTTTGTCTGTTTATTTTTAGCTGTTGATTATTGTGGAGGCAGAATCTATTTTATTACTCTGCCTCAGGTTCCTAATGAAGCCTTTTGGGTTTTAAAGAGAATTTGGAAATGTCCCTCAAGCTCTTTGACAACTTTTCATTGTTTGGAATTGAAGGGCAACAGTAGCATTGGCTCagactgcaccactgtggcttcAGAATGCCATTGGAGGAAGTGAATACAAATGAAATTGGATAAGAGCCCTTAGTAACCCTTTCTGTGGCCAAAAGAGCAGGAAAATATCACTAGATTTTTCTACTCTTATTCAGTTACTGTTAAGAGATCCTGTTTTAGTTGACCCAATCCTTTTGGGGGAAAGTGTCAGGAAACACCTGCAGGGCAGATATAAGAGCTTGAGGTTAACCATGGAATTAAAGGATAGAGAAGAATCGTAATATTATAAAATCTGGAATATATGGTACAATTGGCTGGAAGATAGACATAAAGCTCCTATAtaagaatttatatatatatgtaagatTTAtatcaaaaagagagaaaaatgtatatatttgtaaatatcaTTATAGTTTAAATGAGTATATAATACATAGTATAGTAATCTATataattagaaattatgtttataTGAGTGACATTGATACAGAAATTCTGTAACAAGTGgaattgtgttgtttttaatgttgaaatgtttaataattctttttttaaaaagagcttgaGGGCATCTGATGGAAAAAGTCACTTAGGTTTGCTCTGAGTAGTGAAATTGactgatcttttaaaaaaaataattttattgactgttttaatctttaaaaacaaagaaaaacaccacaagaacaaacaaaacacaaaatatacataacaatataaagtaattttgcACCCTTCTGTATCAGCTTTCCTGTTTAGCCTGTataattctccattctgcattgccttcctattacTTTAACCTTGTCCTgtaatataacaacagtagtgctaacacttataataatattgattatttatatcaccatatatttacaTTCGCTatcttctgttttggcttctgttttctagccacttataaattttattccatattttatagaaatctgattcttttctttcttttagttctattgtcatttttgtcCATCTCAGCACATTTGAGTACTTTTCTGATTATTGTTTTATCTGCGggtgcattgattttttttccagttttgtgcgaagtTGACTGATCTTATCTAGTTGTTTGGGAAGAGTTTGAGCCAATTGATTTTAAGGAAGTGGTCAGAATCCTTAGGGTTTGGTTCATGTGTTTTAGATCCATATCATTCCTGCCTAGTTAAGACCTAATGGGAGACAACATACAGTTCGGCAGTAGTGAGGAGTTAGTCCCACCCACATTTATGGTAGCAATGATCCGTCGGCTTTTCAAAAAACCATTGCTGGACCCAAAGATACTAGATAATTTTAATCTTGTCTCCAGTCTTCCCTTGTAGAGGAAGGTTTTTGAGTTGATGGTCAGATTACAACTTCAGAGGGTCCCAGAGGAAAGGATTACTGTTTTTGCACAGAATCCTCCTGTGTGCAAAGTATACATGTTCTTAGACAGAGAGGTCCTATTCATGGAGTCATGCATGCTTTGGTCACAGTCTGCCATGACCCTGCAAACCACTTAGAAGCTGTAACTGCTCCAAAATGCAGTGGTGCAGATAGTTATGTGTGGTACACCCATATAGCACATTTCCTAAGCTGCATGGGCTTCCAGTAGCTTCTGAGAGCAATTCAAGCTGttggttattacttataaagctgTTAGAACTGCTTGTCTCCAACCATTTTTGCACATCCCACAATATCTGACAATGCAAGTGTATTCCAGCTCCCTATTGTCATCTGATGGGATCCAGGAAATGTGCCTTTTCTGCCATAGCACCTGTCCTCTGGAACAATGTATCCTCTGAGCTTGGGATGGCATGATGGCCATTCAAAAGGTGCTGAAGACTTGGTTCTTCTCTAATGCAGTGAGCCAAGCTGTTGCATCAGCCAGTCATTGGTGATGCGATTATGCGCCTTTGAGAAATTCCAAGTGTGATGTgcttgttttaaaattgttttgggATGTTTATGGTTATATTTTATAGATTGAAAGCAACTGTATAAGATTTGAGatgcttttttactttttttcagaGCTCAAGAGTCAGCATTGGGATGAAGCTGATGAGATTCATCGCTCCCTAATGGTGGACCATGTTGCTGAAGTAAGCCAGTGGATGGTTGGAGTCAAAAGGCTTATTGCTGAAACAAAGAACTTGCCTGGAGGAGATGCACTGCAGTAGAGCATGAGCAAGGAGTCAACCTGTTTGGACCTGAATGCTTATAAGATTTACCTGAGCCCAGGAACTTGCCAATATGAAAATGGACCATGTCTGAAAGGCAACCTAGTCCAGGGAGATTTGACTTCTTAACCATTAGAGGAATAACTTTATTTTCTTAACATCTGTCTAATCAAAAGTTGCATTTTCCAACTTGATCACATCATAATCAATGAACATTTTttgattgaatttaaaaaaaacacttgttTAAGAAGTGTACCTTTTTGAAGAAGAtgacagattaaaaacaacaattttgCAAATACTGCTTTTAAATTGTATAATGAATCCTAAATGCCATACTGGTGTTAACTCTAAACAGTTTCTTCAGATAGCTACTGTAAAGTCttcctgtttatttttcttttctcaataAGTATGTTGTTCCATGTTTGTCTGCAGAATTCACTTCACCTTCTGTTCTCTAAAGTGTGCCTGttgaaaagaaaagacaaaggaaaaaaaaaactgttttctgTTTTTGAGCAGGGCTCAGCACTAAAGAGGAACAGATGTTTACTAAAATCAGGAACagatgttaaaaataaattttagaaaatCCTTTTATTGGTAGActttgttcttatttattttatatggctgtattaaaaccatttttcattttattattcatttaactGGTTGCCTCTGGTATCTTTTCTTTTGTAACTGATAGACTGGAACAGGAATAGTTGCTGTTTGCCTAGTGTTTCTTATTTAAAACATCATAAACAAAACCCTGAAAtaatttttactattttataAAATATCTGGAGACAGGTTTATATGGCAGCAAAGGAATTCATGAAAAAAGTTTAGTAAACCAGAGTAATTTCATGGGTCCCTGCACAGAAGAGTGGGTGGTCCTTGAGGACTTCGTTGCCCCTTGCATTCTATGGGGCTTTTATGGAGGGATGCTGTCAACAGCTTTTTGCTTTGCCAGCATTCAACATTTTTGATATTGTAATTTATCCTGGATTTGACAGGTAGCTTTTAATATAAAATAGTAGCAGGTATCTATGTTTGTTAAACTGAAAGTTTCAGAGAGGCTATTGTGCTtggttgtatgtgtgtatgtgtatgtcttgCATTTATAATCAATGCGATTTCTAATTAGGCCATGTCACAGGAATTCTGAAAAGCTAGTTTCTATTTGGGTTTTTTGTCCTGGTAAATTTGTAATTGGTCTGATTCAAAGAAGTTCCAAAGGAGGTAACTTTTATTGGTCTTTTTTGAAACACCCTCCCCCTACTTGGTTAATTCACAAGGTTTTTTTTCAGTTTAGTGTAACATAAGGTTCTTTTTAATCTTCATATTCTCTTTCTTCTTGTTAAACTTGTTCAAATGTTTATAAATCTCAGTAACTTCTTTCAGCCATGCGTAGACTGTGTTTGTAAATGTAATTTTTACGCCCATTACATACCAGTAAGTGTATGGctactgttgtttttttctgttctAGCCAGCAATATCTTTCATATTCTTTCTAGCCAAGTGTGAATACTATGTTTTGTAGTTCAAATATAGATCTACAGTTGCAAGATATATGATAAATTTCTAATAATGAAAATGGATTACTGCCATCCTTAGATGATTGAATCATTTCTTGGATACCTCTTGATTTATAGATACATTTTCCAGTTATGCTTCTCTAGCAATACTCCAGACTTGGCTTCCATAGGCTTGTCTCCAGTGCTCGAAAACTTTCATGCAGTTATACTCATGCTTGCCTAGGAGTTATAGTGCCCTTCATATTCAGATCATCATTTATCTAGTCAGTTACTGTGGTCATATTGATTCAATTAAGATTAATTGCCACCTGAGTGCACAATTTAGCTGTTAGGTGAGTTCACCTCAGTTGCCTGATAGATCTGTTATTTCCAGAGGGCACTTGGGAAGTTTCCTAAACATCTGATAAACAGTTTTTCTGAGGACATGGTAAGCCTTTGGCGACAGAAACTGATTCAAACCCCTGACAGAATTGACTCCATGTGGCTTTTTTGATTCCTGGGTGTCCTTCACTTAATGGCATCCCAGGGTGTTGAAAGAGCTGCCAGATGgaactactgtaatgcactctacatggggcagccttagaagagcattcggagacttcagcttatccagaatgcagccgcgcgagcgattgtgggtgcacctcggtacacccacgttacacctatcctccgcgagctgcactggctgcctgttggactccggacgcgcttcaaggtgctagtcgttacttttaaagccctacatggtatcggacctgggtacttgagagaccgcctcctgccaattacctccctacgaccaattagatcccacagattaggcctcctccgaataccatcagctagcaatgtcgactgtcgaccccttttctgtggctgctccggccctctggaacgatctccccatggagattcagaccctcaccacccttcaggctttccgcaaagtcaAGACCTGgatgttctggcaggcctggggctgatgagttcccagccccacttgaattgttgtgattgttgtgtagcttttaatctgttttttctatcttgtttctgtcttgtttgttttttgtatctcccccttccccacttgttagccgccctgagtccctcgggaatagggcggcctacaagtataataaacatacaaacataaacatacaaacatactgAACAAAATCTTTCAGAGCTCCTGCAGCATAGCGGAACTTCCAGAGGTctggaaaagagttgatgtggttgcagttttcaaaaagaaaaagtggGTCCAGGAAACTAGATCCAATTAGCCCAAAATCAATACCTGGAAAAATCCTGAAAAAGATAATAACCAAGCAGCGGATTTGTGAGGACTTTGAAATGAACAAAGCGATCACTAAAATCCAGTAAGTTTGTTAAAAACATATCATGCCAGACAAACTAATTCAGGTgcttattttacaaagcacctcAGGGCATGACAAGAAGTACTAGGTGGAAATTCCTTAAAGGGAAATCCAATCTAGAactcagaaatttcctgacagcaagaacaattaacTGATATCTTCCTGGAGTTGTGTGTGCGCCATTGCTGCAGATTTTCATGAAGAGTGGGCAGCTATTTTCCCAGAATGGAATAAGGTCTCTTGGTTTGGCCAGACAGTTGGACTAGatatctccaaggtctcttgGATTCTATAAGAACTATAAGTAGATGCCAACCTTCTctgtttagatcagtgtttctcaaccttggccatttgaagatgtctggacttcaactcccagaattccccagccagcattcgctggctggggaattctggaagttgaagtccagacatcttcaagtagccaaggttgagaaacactggtctagatttaCCTGAAGGAATGAGCTTATTCTAGGAGACACTACTTGTAATAGTGCGTGCCTATGATTTGGAGTTTGTTGGGAGTGGCATTTCCATCATGGCACCTACAATATGGCACAGCCTATTTCTAAAAAAGTAGGGCGGTTTTCTGGAAGATTTTGAAGACTGGGTTTTTGCAGAGGAGATTTTTGGGGCATGATTCTGATGGTTTATTTTTGTTAGGCACAATAAtgattacattttaatattttattcttctctgATGTTTTTACTGTTTTGTGGTGTGCTGTAAACTGCCACAAGTTATGAAGGTTTGGCAGCATTCACATCTGACTGAGAAATGAAGAACTGAATGACAGACGGGTATTGGAACCAACATTGCAGGCACTTCTGAttgataaaggaaggaagggctggTATTGGAACCAGCAGCAGTACCAGACATGCAGTTGGGTGATGGCAGTTTATGATAATCTCTTTGTTTTTTAGAATGTTTCAGGCCTGGTAGCTTATTCCCATTCCATTACAGGGGAATCGTTATGGGACTGCTGGGAACTGGTAGTGCATTCAGGATCCCACTGTGGATATTCAAGGAGAATGCCAGTCAGGGAAGGTGGTTTGTTGCCTCAATTGGGATACCTGTGAAAT from Thamnophis elegans isolate rThaEle1 chromosome 6, rThaEle1.pri, whole genome shotgun sequence carries:
- the SRA1 gene encoding steroid receptor RNA activator 1, which encodes MAELYVKPGNRQRGWNDPPEFSYGLQQRPARSSGLTQRGPFRRRVAAASEGKEPETVPRPSLASSPVGLLVPQSVNLPPPGPPTSFQRADATTPSVVETDKEYEIEDVLSSLHEALNNCRNFVQKQVCDDIHKRLVILQEMWTQGKLSSPVRKRMGILTEELKSQHWDEADEIHRSLMVDHVAEVSQWMVGVKRLIAETKNLPGGDALQ